A segment of the Neochlamydia sp. S13 genome:
TTAAGTTTACTGTCAAGAGAGTTATTGGGCGCTAAAATTTCTAAATCCTATCTCAGCTATTCAGGGATATTGAAGTCGTTAGATAGCATTTTTTATGTGATTCTAAAAGGCTATCGACTTATTCATCAAAGTACTAATTGAAATAAGGGTTGAGTCTACTTTTTTAAATAAGAGTAACTTTTAAATTTTTTATTAAGGGCTACAAGCGTAGGAGCATCTCCTGCTAAGCACTATATTTTTGCCGAGAAGGTTATTAGACTCGCTATGGCTCCTTATTAAAAAATGCTTACACTCTGTTTCTAATATGTTTTAAAGAGGATTGCCATCAGCTTTAAGCCGCCATAGGTGAGGAAGCTGCCGGATCCTTGCAGGAATAGTAGTTAGCTGATTACCATTCAGGAAAAGATTTCGCAGCTGAGAAAGCTGTCCAATAGTTGAGGGAAGAGCTGTTAGCTTGTTGTAGCTTAAGTCAAGCCATTCCAGCTGGTAGAGCTGCCCGATTTCCGCAGGCAGAGCCGTTAGCTGGTTACCTTTCAGGAAAAGATTTTGCAGCTGAGAAAGCCTTTCTATCTCAATGGGAATAACGGTTAACTGGTTGTGACTTAAGTCGAGTGTTTGCAGATAAGAAAGTTGGCCAATGACTGAAGGAAGAGAGGTAAGTTGATTACCACTCAAGGAAAGTGATTGCAGCTGAGAGAGGTGTTTGATGACTGACGGCAGATTGGTCAGCTGGCTGCCGCCTAAGTCAAGCAATTGAAGCTGAGAAAGCTGAAAGAGTTCTGGCGGCAAAAAGGTCAAGCTTGTCTCAAATAAATATAAGTTGGTAATGTCTTTAACATGCTCTTCTATCCAACCTGTTAGCAGCTCTCCTTTTTGCTCTAAAGACAGAGCTTTAATCTGTGGTTGGCATAAGTACTTGGCTCCACCTGGTAGTTCCCACCAGAGTAAAAGACGGTCAATATTCAGCAGATAGGAGGAATAATTAGAAAGAGTGAAGGTTATGCTTTCTCTTGACTTCTCTTCCCATTCTCTAGGAGAAAGAGAAGCAGCTAAGGTAAAAAGCTTTTGAAAAATATAAGGTACTTTTTCTTCAATAGGAAGATTAGGTTTAATTTTGTAAATTTTATCCAAAATACCAGCTTGTTTTATTAAATTCCCATTTTCATTAGGAAAATGAATCTGCATAATAGCTTTGTAAAGCGAGGTCATGGAAACAGGAGTGATAGATGGAGGAGCAAGAGCTTGAATTTCCTTAATTGAAGAAATAGATGAAGAAGAGATTGAATTAGAAGATTGAGGGGTGACTGTGGGGAGAGAGGGGGAGTCCTGATAGATTTGCTTCAGCTTTTCAACGACAAATTGTCTAACCCTTTTATTTTCTCCTAATAATTTTTCCGTCCATTTATAGCTTACCTTTTCTTTCTCGGTCAGTTCTTCATCCTCATGGTTCATCAACTCTTCCACTTGATTCTCTAATATTTTCTTCAAAATCAAGTTTTCTTGAATGGAAGACTCTTCTAACAGATCGAATAAGAGGTCTGTATAGCGTTCCTTAGGAGAGTCTGTAGAAGAAAGGCTTTTTT
Coding sequences within it:
- a CDS encoding leucine-rich repeat domain-containing protein, which encodes MGKHRRKIIFNELIRYNNILLKISQQEKSTSSSERHAPNYTVRQLAETAESHPLEELKHEPNEEAVGHFLRGKELAEQGEHASAIEALLQALQLTPTYEKAQAYLEFCLKRSSEASSSSQQVTPLFSSKDKSKEKSLSSTDSPKERYTDLLFDLLEESSIQENLILKKILENQVEELMNHEDEELTEKEKVSYKWTEKLLGENKRVRQFVVEKLKQIYQDSPSLPTVTPQSSNSISSSSISSIKEIQALAPPSITPVSMTSLYKAIMQIHFPNENGNLIKQAGILDKIYKIKPNLPIEEKVPYIFQKLFTLAASLSPREWEEKSRESITFTLSNYSSYLLNIDRLLLWWELPGGAKYLCQPQIKALSLEQKGELLTGWIEEHVKDITNLYLFETSLTFLPPELFQLSQLQLLDLGGSQLTNLPSVIKHLSQLQSLSLSGNQLTSLPSVIGQLSYLQTLDLSHNQLTVIPIEIERLSQLQNLFLKGNQLTALPAEIGQLYQLEWLDLSYNKLTALPSTIGQLSQLRNLFLNGNQLTTIPARIRQLPHLWRLKADGNPL